One stretch of Nakamurella alba DNA includes these proteins:
- a CDS encoding acyl-CoA dehydrogenase family protein: protein MNGNMSAEALEFGEVTAGALEALGGLDLLRAAVRAPAGRIGPIDEALAGLGVWDLRPGSDEAETEAAAAVCRAAGWVALPYPVAERLAGNGTRALTPLPGTGAAFAAHVDVPLGWTGVRLDGTTASVTPTTEVLGGPLGAFVHAVGVGADGDPDPAAAALLVTLQSWWLLGLLDRALSDTRRYTGEREQFGHLLQHFQTVGFRLADMTVAVNGLEELAKYTLWSQSRSPARSRSGSAPAVRLADALALRVAALEAADVVLRGAHQLHGAMGFCDETDVSWLSRASQAVRRLPEGQSQTVRRLTVLATSIGLDGPFSDFDAA from the coding sequence ATGAACGGCAACATGTCCGCCGAGGCGCTGGAGTTCGGCGAGGTGACGGCAGGGGCACTCGAGGCGCTCGGCGGCCTGGACCTGCTGCGGGCGGCGGTCCGCGCACCGGCCGGGCGGATCGGGCCGATCGACGAGGCGCTGGCCGGCCTCGGGGTGTGGGACCTGCGGCCCGGCAGCGACGAGGCCGAGACCGAGGCGGCTGCCGCCGTCTGCCGGGCGGCCGGCTGGGTGGCCCTGCCGTATCCGGTCGCGGAGCGGCTCGCGGGCAACGGCACCCGGGCACTCACCCCGCTGCCCGGGACCGGAGCCGCCTTCGCCGCCCACGTGGACGTGCCGCTGGGCTGGACCGGGGTCCGCCTGGACGGCACCACGGCGTCGGTGACCCCGACGACCGAGGTGCTGGGCGGACCGCTGGGCGCCTTCGTGCACGCCGTCGGTGTCGGTGCGGACGGCGACCCCGATCCCGCCGCTGCCGCGCTCCTGGTGACGCTGCAGTCGTGGTGGCTGCTCGGTCTGCTGGACCGGGCGCTGTCGGACACCCGCCGCTACACCGGTGAACGGGAGCAGTTCGGGCACCTGCTGCAGCACTTCCAGACCGTGGGGTTCCGGCTCGCCGACATGACCGTCGCGGTCAACGGTCTCGAGGAGCTGGCGAAGTACACGCTGTGGTCGCAATCCCGGTCCCCGGCCCGGTCCCGGAGTGGGTCCGCTCCGGCGGTGCGGCTGGCCGATGCGCTGGCCCTGCGGGTCGCGGCCCTGGAAGCCGCCGATGTCGTGCTGCGTGGCGCACACCAGTTGCACGGCGCCATGGGATTCTGCGACGAGACCGACGTCTCGTGGCTGTCCCGGGCCAGTCAGGCCGTCCGGCGGCTGCCCGAGGGGCAGTCGCAGACGGTGCGCAGGCTGACCGTGCTGGCGACGTCGATCGGGCTGGACGGTCCGTTTTCGGACTTCGACGCGGCGTGA
- a CDS encoding acyl-CoA dehydrogenase family protein, whose translation MLDFSESTEVTDLRNRLRRIISREIPPEFLGAFTDDPADLATTERFCKVLGTERLLAMSWPPEFGGAGASSWEQTALREEMWAVHEPRGAQYMGINWVGPVIMRHGTRAQHEKFLPPIAAGDVIWCQGFSEPGAGSDLPALRTAAVKVDGGWRITGQKIWTSYARMAQWCFLLARTGPAGGRKDGITVFLVEMDQPGIEARAVPSMLGNHHLNEVFFTEAWAPDAAVLGTVGGGWDIISDVLAFERVGIARYARCERLLTWAPIALGDGWDDLPPALLDRWTRALVHTRAARLLAYKVVDHQVRGGLDPADAAAYRIAVTTLDQEVAEVLMDICGASGLAGTETEGGSGRTLFDRAVEDHWRYAQASTVASGTLEMQKQHLARSLIRR comes from the coding sequence GTGCTCGACTTTTCCGAATCCACGGAGGTCACCGACCTCCGGAACCGGTTGCGCCGCATCATCTCCCGTGAGATCCCGCCGGAGTTCCTCGGTGCGTTCACCGACGACCCGGCAGACCTGGCGACCACCGAACGGTTCTGCAAGGTGCTCGGCACCGAACGGCTGCTCGCCATGTCCTGGCCACCGGAGTTCGGCGGTGCCGGCGCGAGCAGCTGGGAGCAGACCGCGCTGCGCGAGGAGATGTGGGCCGTCCACGAACCCCGGGGCGCGCAGTACATGGGGATCAATTGGGTGGGGCCGGTGATCATGCGGCACGGCACCCGGGCCCAGCACGAGAAGTTCCTCCCGCCGATCGCCGCCGGTGACGTGATCTGGTGCCAGGGTTTCAGCGAACCGGGTGCCGGATCCGACCTACCGGCCCTGCGGACCGCAGCGGTCAAGGTGGACGGTGGCTGGCGGATCACCGGCCAGAAGATCTGGACGTCGTACGCCCGGATGGCACAGTGGTGCTTCCTGCTGGCCCGGACCGGACCGGCCGGCGGCCGCAAGGACGGGATCACCGTGTTCCTGGTCGAGATGGACCAGCCGGGGATCGAGGCCAGGGCGGTGCCCAGCATGCTCGGCAACCACCACCTCAACGAGGTGTTCTTCACCGAGGCCTGGGCCCCCGACGCGGCCGTGCTGGGCACGGTGGGGGGAGGCTGGGACATCATCTCGGACGTACTGGCCTTCGAACGGGTCGGCATCGCCCGGTACGCGCGGTGCGAACGGCTGCTCACCTGGGCGCCCATCGCCCTCGGGGACGGCTGGGACGACCTGCCCCCGGCGCTGCTGGACCGGTGGACCCGCGCCCTGGTGCACACCCGCGCCGCACGCCTGCTGGCCTACAAGGTGGTCGACCACCAGGTCCGCGGCGGCCTCGACCCGGCCGATGCGGCCGCGTACCGGATCGCCGTGACCACCCTGGACCAGGAGGTGGCGGAGGTGCTGATGGACATCTGCGGCGCCTCCGGGCTGGCCGGCACCGAGACGGAAGGCGGGTCCGGCCGCACCCTGTTCGATCGGGCGGTCGAGGACCACTGGCGCTACGCCCAGGCGTCCACCGTCGCCTCGGGCACCCTCGAGATGCAGAAGCAGCACCTGGCAAGGAGTCTGATCCGACGATGA
- a CDS encoding ATP-binding cassette domain-containing protein, translating to MSTARNEGTGTMDTATALTVTSLKVGYGDLIAVWDISLTATAGRVLAVVGRNGAGKSTLLAGVAGLLPAAGGSVLLGGTDVTTWPAHRRVRHGLGLVRGKQVFRGLSVQENLVLGVQGSRLPRGERPAVIAGILDRFPVLADRLREPAGSLSGGQQQILAIAQAIAARPSVLLVDEPSSGLAPIMVDEVHAALAALAAEGLAVVLVEEQMDDVLSGIAEQVLVVEEGRLALTADPGSLDAAALEELMQPTTTADD from the coding sequence ATGAGCACCGCCAGGAACGAGGGAACCGGGACCATGGACACGGCAACAGCTCTCACGGTCACCTCGCTGAAGGTCGGCTACGGCGACCTGATCGCCGTCTGGGACATCTCGCTGACCGCGACGGCCGGCCGGGTGCTCGCGGTCGTCGGCCGCAACGGGGCCGGGAAGTCGACGTTGCTGGCCGGTGTGGCCGGCCTGCTGCCCGCCGCCGGCGGGTCGGTGCTGCTGGGCGGCACGGATGTCACGACCTGGCCTGCCCACCGGCGGGTGCGCCACGGACTGGGCCTCGTGCGCGGGAAGCAGGTGTTCCGCGGTCTGAGCGTCCAGGAGAACCTGGTGCTCGGTGTGCAGGGGTCGAGGCTGCCGCGCGGCGAGCGACCGGCTGTCATCGCCGGGATCCTCGACAGGTTCCCTGTTCTCGCGGACCGGCTGCGGGAACCGGCGGGGTCGCTCAGCGGCGGCCAGCAGCAGATCCTGGCGATCGCCCAGGCCATCGCGGCCCGCCCGTCGGTGCTGCTCGTCGACGAACCCTCGTCCGGTCTCGCGCCGATCATGGTCGACGAGGTGCACGCCGCCCTCGCCGCGCTCGCCGCCGAGGGCCTCGCGGTCGTGCTCGTCGAGGAGCAGATGGACGACGTGCTCTCGGGGATCGCCGAGCAGGTCCTGGTGGTCGAGGAAGGCCGGCTCGCGCTGACCGCCGACCCCGGATCGCTGGACGCCGCGGCCCTGGAGGAACTCATGCAGCCCACCACGACCGCGGACGACTGA